One window of the Salvia miltiorrhiza cultivar Shanhuang (shh) chromosome 6, IMPLAD_Smil_shh, whole genome shotgun sequence genome contains the following:
- the LOC130990558 gene encoding protein FAR1-RELATED SEQUENCE 5-like, with amino-acid sequence MDVDDDCRLQNVIWIHPRSRAAYEEFHDVISFDTTYLVNQYQMPLATVVGVNQHNQSILLGCALLSHETDESFKWFFKNWIVAMNNVYPMTILTDQCESIGIVVREVMPNTVHRYCLWHIATKTSNKFKGVADMKKCVSDFYSVVYDSLSIADFEGGWNQFLTEHDLGNNKWLKDLFSQREYWVPIYLNHMFWVGMVSTQMSESMHAFFDGYINSRSALKRFVEQYEVVVTDKIMKEMKADFESKCVILRPVSKQVRLISNCNVQEVIHDGEDDAVGVEKYEVLETCILRNRFHKQGDDGFQGVKPRNNWKSKPRQTFTETKNNFVVLEHEDEHVILDHRPNLLNALLVPSTHEDDEHIEQMNEVESELDSSVDVEILAGRDSSPVQRLDRPSRKEQLSMREGQARCVFPEREQSAERQMDGKLLLILSVIRHLGSR; translated from the exons ATGGATGTTGATGATGATTGCAGGCTCCAAAACGTTATATGGATTCATCCACGTAGTAGAGCTGCTTACGAGGAATTTCACGATGTCATTAGTTTTGACACGACTTATCTTGTCAATCAATATCAAATGCCATTGGCAACAGTGGTGGGAGTTAACCAGCACAACCAGTCGATTTTACTAGGATGTGCATTATTGTCACATGAGACTGACGAATCGTTTAAATGGTTTTTCAAAAATTGGATTGTAGCAATGAATAACGTTTATCCTATGACAATCTTAACAGATCAATGTGAAAGTATTGGAATTGTTGTGAGGGAAGTTATGCCAAACACTGTCCATCGATATTGTCTATGGCACATTGCGACTAAGAcatctaacaaattcaaaggGGTGGCAGATATGAAAAAATGTGTATCTGATTTCTACAGCGTGGTATATGATAGCTTAAGTATTGCTGATTTTGAAGGTGGATGGAATCAGTTCTTGACTGAACATGATCTTGGAAATAATAAGTGGCTTAAGGATCTATTTAGTCAAAGAGAATATTGGGTCCCCATATACTTGAATCATATGTTTTGGGTTGGAATGGTGTCGACTCAAATGAGCGAGTCTATGCACGCTTTTTTTGATGGTTATATCAATTCAAGGAGTGCGCTGAAAAGATTTGTGGAACAGTATGAGGTTGTTGTTACTGATAAAATCATGAAGGAGATGAAGGCTGACTTTGAGTCTAAATGTGTGATCTTAAGGCCTGTATCAA AGCAAGTCCGATTGATATCTAATTGCAATGTGCAAGAGGTTATTCATGACGGAGAAGACGATGCAGTTGGAGTAGAGAAGTACGAGGTCTTGGAGACGTGCATTTTGCGTAACCGGTTTCATAAGCA GGGGGATGACGGATTTCAAGGAGTTAAACCTCGAAATAACTGGAAATCGAAGCCTAGGCAAACTTTCACTGAAACGAAGAATAATTTTGTGGTTTTGGAGCATGAAGATGAACATGTGATTCTTGATCATAGGCCGAATTTATTGAATGCTCTTTTGGTCCCTTCTACTCATGAGGATGATGAGCATATTGAGCAGATGAATGAGGTGGAGTCTGAGTTGGATTCTTCAGTTGATGTGGAGATATTGGCTGGGCGGGATTCTTCTCCTGTTCAGCGGTTAGATCGTCCCTCGCGGAAGGAACAATTGTCTATGAGGGAAGGTCAGGCTAGGTGTGTCTTTCCTGAGCGAGAGCAGTCGGCTGAGAGACAGATGGATGGCAAGCTTCTCCTAATCTTGAGCGTGATTCGTCATTTGGGAAGTCGGTGA
- the LOC130990559 gene encoding uncharacterized protein LOC130990559, with product MGDFNAVKGAHERSSDCLPNTVAYQDFCDFIDATGFIEAPTVGLRYIWSGRLFMPSHVESRLDRALFSADFASHWHSIHSQALCHLTSDHSPLVLACSLPPSARRCFFRFLNMWILHLEFQEMVQSSWDSELSITCPIFWVMSKLKRLRNRLKIWNKSTLGNMDMMIMETHQELLDIQNLISSDGYTDDLFDKEVLAQAKINIALSRKSELLRQKSRVSWLQDGDRNTAFFHTLLRCKKKPLIISHLEINGSMVYDSAIIGQHIVDYFTQLFTGSQTSQLGIAAIEVILDHLVSDQHNAMLSRIPDDDEIITAVFQIDPYSSPGPDGFTSKYFQSCWSIKHDIWRAVRTFFERSYLLAGHNANTLILISKKEVVSTVADLRPIVMSNFLFKIISKVLATRLNIIAACYVSPNQFDFISGKSIHDCIMLGFEGVN from the coding sequence ATGGGGGACTTTAATGCTGTCAAAGGTGCGCATGAGCGTAGTAGTGACTGTCTCCCCAATACGGTTGCTTACCAGGATTTTTGTGACTTCATTGATGCTACTGGCTTTATCGAGGCTCCCACTGTTGGTCTTAGATACATTTGGTCTGGCAGACTCTTTATGCCTTCTCATGTGGAGTCTAGACTGGATCGGGCTCTTTTTTCGGCTGATTTTGCTTCGCACTGGCATTCGATTCATTCTCAGGCTCTCTGTCATTTGACTTCAGATCACTCCCCTCTGGTGTTGGCTTGTAGTCTCCCTCCCTCTGCTCGGAGATGTTTTTTTCGCTTCTTGAATATGTGGATCCTTCACCTAGAGTTCCAGGAGATGGTTCAGAGTTCCTGGGACTCGGAGTTGTCCATCACTTGTCCTATTTTTTGGGTCATGTCCAAGCTTAAACGGTTGAGAAATAGGCTCAAGATCTGGAATAAAAGCACGCTTGGGAATATGGATATGATGATTATGGAGACTCATCAGGAGCTTCTAGACATTCAGAATCTCATTTCTTCTGATGGCTATACTGATGATTTGTTTGACAAAGAAGTTTTGGCGCAAGCCAAGATTAATATTGCTCTCTCTAGAAAAAGCGAGCTCTTGCGACAGAAGAGTCGGGTTTCTTGGCTGCAGGATGGGGACCGCAATACAGCTTTTTTCCATACTCTTCTCCGTTGTAAGAAGAAGCCTCTTATCATTTCTCATTTGGAGATTAATGGCTCTATGGTCTATGATTCGGCGATTATTGGTCAGCATATTGTGGATTATTTCACGCAACTCTTCACTGGTTCTCAAACTTCTCAGTTGGGTATTGCTGCAATTGAGGTTATCCTGGATCATTTGGTTTCGGATCAGCATAATGCAATGTTGTCCAGAATTCCGGATGATGATGAGATCATCACTGCTGTCTTTCAGATAGATCCTTATAGCTCTCCTGGTCCTGATGGCTTCACTAGTAAGTACTTCCAATCCTGCTGGTCGATCAAGCATGACATTTGGAGAGCGGTTCGCACATTTTTCGAGAGATCTTATCTTCTTGCGGGTCATAATGCGAACACTCTCATTCTTATTTCCAAGAAAGAGGTGGTGAGTACGGTTGCTGATTTGAGGCCTATTGTGATGTCGAACTTCCTCTTCAAGATTATTTCGAAGGTCCTTGCTACTCGGTTGAACATTATTGCTGCTTGCTATGTCTCTCCGAATCAGTTTGACTTTATCAGTGGAAAATCTATTCATGATTGCATTATGTTGGGTTTTGAGGGTGTCAATTAA